A single genomic interval of Phocoena sinus isolate mPhoSin1 chromosome 15, mPhoSin1.pri, whole genome shotgun sequence harbors:
- the GID8 gene encoding glucose-induced degradation protein 8 homolog, whose translation MSYTEKPDEITKDEWMEKLNNLHVQRADMNRLIMNYLVTEGFKEAAEKFRMESGIEPSVDLETLDERIKIREMILEGQIPEAIALVNSLHPELLDTNRYLYFHLQQQHLIELIRQRETEAALEFAQTQLAEQGEESRECLTEMERTLALLAFDNPEDSPFGDLLNMMQRQKVWSEVNQAVLDYENRESTPKLAKLLKLLLWAQNELDQKKVKYPKMTDLSKGVIEEPK comes from the exons ATGAGTTATACAGAAAAACCCGATGAAATCACAAAGGATGAGTGGATGGAAAAGCTCAATAACTTACACGTCCAGCGAGCAGACATGAACCGGCTCATCATGAACTACTTGGTCACAG AGGGCTTTAAGGAAGCAGCAGAGAAGTTTCGGATGGAATCTGGGATCGAACCCAGTGTCGATCTAGAAACGCTCGACGAGCGAATCAAAATCCGGGAGATGATACTGGAAGGCCAGATCCCCGAGGCCATCGCACTGGTCAACAGCCTCCACCCGGAGCTTCTGGACACAAACCGCTATCTTTACTTCCACCTACAA CAACAGCACCTGATCGAGCTGATCCGCCAGCGGGAGACGGAGGCGGCGCTGGAGTTCGCGCAGACCCAGCTGGCCGAGCAGGGCGAGGAGAGCCGGGAGTGCCTGACCGAGATGGAGCGCACGCTGGCCCTGCTGGCCTTCGACAACCCCGAGGACTCGCCCTTTGGAGACCTGCTTAACATGATGCAGAGGCAGAAG GTGTGGAGTGAAGTGAACCAAGCTGTCCTGGATTATGAAAACCGTGAGTCAACACCCAAGCTGGCAAAGTTACTGAAACTACTCCTTTGGGCTCAGAATGAGCTGGACCAGAAGAAAGTCAAATATCCCAAAATGACAGACCTCAGCAAAGGCGTGATCGAGGAGCCCAAATAG